A genomic window from Silene latifolia isolate original U9 population chromosome 11, ASM4854445v1, whole genome shotgun sequence includes:
- the LOC141615323 gene encoding PLAT domain-containing protein 1-like has product MASCGACLNALMFMLLLSFACVAHSDRGNCVYSIYVKTADETSAGTDAKVNLKLYDNQGNMVEIADLELFGLMPKGHNYFEPNNLDAFAIRTKCLANLICKIELSHDNTGDNPAWKVDYVDVTTAVPQIYCTTKDFDIDDIISPIVVRDTCGGVKESVLKMLDLA; this is encoded by the exons ATGGCATCATGTGGTGCATGTTTAAATGCTCTTATGTTCATGCTTCTCCTCTCTTTTGCTTGCGTTGCTCACTCAGATAGG GGAAACTGTGTGTACAGTATATACGTGAAGACAGCAGATGAGACATCTGCAGGAACAGATGCGAAGGTGAACCTAAAGCTATATGACAACCAAGGTAATATGGTGGAAATAGCAGACCTTGAATTGTTTGGACTTATGCCTAAAGGTCACAACTATTTCGAGCCTAATAATTTGGATGCATTCGCTATCCGAACTAAATGCTTAGCTAACCTCATTTGCAAAATCGAGTTGAGCCACGACAATACTGGTGATAATCCTGCTTGGAAAGTCGATTACGTGGACGTCACCACTGCTGTTCCCCAAATATATTGCACAACCAAGGACTTTGACATTGACGACATAATCTCGCCTATTGTTGTAAGGGACACCTGTGGCGGTGTTAAGGAATCCGTTCTCAAAATGCTAGACCTTGCTTGA